In a single window of the Pongo abelii isolate AG06213 chromosome 1, NHGRI_mPonAbe1-v2.0_pri, whole genome shotgun sequence genome:
- the CATSPER4 gene encoding cation channel sperm-associated protein 4 isoform X2 — MRDNEKAWWQQWTSHTGLEGWGGTQEDRMGFGGAVAALRGRPSPLQSTIHESYGRPEEQVLINRQEVMNKADAWDMQEFITRMYIKQLLRHPAFQLLLALLLVINAITIALRTNSYLDQKHYELFSTIDDIVLTILICEVLLGWLNGFWIFWKVFSVFGVTLFGAFVPEHFQNIQVALYTLFICITQDGWVDIYSDFQTEKREYAMEIGGAIYFTIFITIGAFIGINLFVIVVTTNLEQMMKAGEHGQQQRITFSETGAEEEEENDQLPLVHCVVARSEKSGLLQEPLVGGPLSNLSENTCDNFCLVLEAIQENLRQYKEIRDELNMIVEEVRAIRFNQEQESEVLNRHSSTSGSLETTSSKDIRQMSQQQDLLSALSNMEKVHDSSSQILLKKHKSSH, encoded by the exons ATGAGGGATAATGAAAAGGCCTGGTGGCAGCAGTGGACCTCCCATACAGGCctcgaggggtggggtgggactCAGGAGGACCGTATGGGGTTCGGAGGGGCAGTAGCTGCACTGAGGGGCCGCCCTTCTCCCCTGCAGAGTACCATTCACGAGTCCTATGGTCGGCCAGAGGAGCAGGTGCTCATCAACCGCCAGGAAGTCATGAACAAAGCG GATGCCTGGGACATGCAGGAGTTCATCACTCGCATGTACATCAAGCAGCTGCTCCGACACCCTGCCTTCCAACTGCTGCTGGCCCTGCTTCTGGTGATCAACGCCATCACCATCGCTCTCCGTACCAACTCCTACCTGGACCAG AAACACTATGAGTTATTCTCTACCATAGATGACATTGTGCTGACCATCCTTATCTGTGAGGTTCTCCTCGGCTGGCTCAATGGCTTCTGGATTTTCTGGAAG GTTTTTTCCGTGTTTGGGGTAACACTCTTTGGTGCATTCGTGCCCGAGCATTTCCAGAACATACAGGTTGCGCTGTACACCCTCTTCATCTGCATCACCCAGGACGGCTGGGTGGACATCTACAGTGACTTCCA GACAGAGAAGAGGGAATATGCAATGGAGATTGGGGGTGCCATCTACTTTACCATCTTCATCACCATCGGTGCCTTCATTGGCATCAACCTGTTCGTCATCGTGGTGACCACTAACCTGGAGCAAATGATGAAGGCAGGAGAGCACGGACAACAGCAACGAATAACCTTTAGTGAG ACAGgtgcagaggaagaggaagagaatgacCAGCTGCCACTGGTGCATTGTGTGGTCGCCCGCTCGGAGAAATCTGGTCTCCTCCAGGAACCCCTTGTGGGAGGCCCCCTGTCGAACCTCTCAGAAAACACGTGTGACAACTTTTGCTTGGTGCTTGAGGCAATACAGGAGAACCTGAGGCAGTACAAGGAGATCCGAGATGAACTCAACAT GATTGTGGAGGAGGTGCGCGCAATCCGCTTCAACCAGGAGCAGGAGTCTGAGGTGTTGAATAGGCACTCGTCGACGAGCGGGTCGTTGGAGACTACGTCATCCAAGGACATCCGCCAGATGTCTCAACAGCAAGACTTGCTCAGTGCGCTCAGTAACATGGAAAAG GTTCATGACTCTAGCTCACAAATACTCCTTAAAAAACACAAGAGCAGCCACTGA
- the CATSPER4 gene encoding cation channel sperm-associated protein 4 isoform X1, producing MRDNEKAWWQQWTSHTGLEGWGGTQEDRMGFGGAVAALRGRPSPLQSTIHESYGRPEEQVLINRQEVMNKADAWDMQEFITRMYIKQLLRHPAFQLLLALLLVINAITIALRTNSYLDQKHYELFSTIDDIVLTILICEVLLGWLNGFWIFWKDGWNILNFIIVFILLLRFFIYEIDIPSINYTLRALRLVHVCMAVEPLARIIRVILQSVPDMANIMILILFFMLVFSVFGVTLFGAFVPEHFQNIQVALYTLFICITQDGWVDIYSDFQTEKREYAMEIGGAIYFTIFITIGAFIGINLFVIVVTTNLEQMMKAGEHGQQQRITFSETGAEEEEENDQLPLVHCVVARSEKSGLLQEPLVGGPLSNLSENTCDNFCLVLEAIQENLRQYKEIRDELNMIVEEVRAIRFNQEQESEVLNRHSSTSGSLETTSSKDIRQMSQQQDLLSALSNMEKVHDSSSQILLKKHKSSH from the exons ATGAGGGATAATGAAAAGGCCTGGTGGCAGCAGTGGACCTCCCATACAGGCctcgaggggtggggtgggactCAGGAGGACCGTATGGGGTTCGGAGGGGCAGTAGCTGCACTGAGGGGCCGCCCTTCTCCCCTGCAGAGTACCATTCACGAGTCCTATGGTCGGCCAGAGGAGCAGGTGCTCATCAACCGCCAGGAAGTCATGAACAAAGCG GATGCCTGGGACATGCAGGAGTTCATCACTCGCATGTACATCAAGCAGCTGCTCCGACACCCTGCCTTCCAACTGCTGCTGGCCCTGCTTCTGGTGATCAACGCCATCACCATCGCTCTCCGTACCAACTCCTACCTGGACCAG AAACACTATGAGTTATTCTCTACCATAGATGACATTGTGCTGACCATCCTTATCTGTGAGGTTCTCCTCGGCTGGCTCAATGGCTTCTGGATTTTCTGGAAG GACGGCTGGAACATCCTCAACTTCATTATCGTCTTTATCTTGCTCTTGCGGTTCTTCATTTATGAAATCGATATTCCCTCCATCAACTACACTCTCAG GGCGCTTCGTCTGGTGCATGTATGCATGGCGGTGGAGCCCCTCGCCCGGATCATCCGCGTCATCTTGCAGTCGGTGCCTGACATGGCCAATATCATGATTCTCATCCTCTTCTTCATGCTG GTTTTTTCCGTGTTTGGGGTAACACTCTTTGGTGCATTCGTGCCCGAGCATTTCCAGAACATACAGGTTGCGCTGTACACCCTCTTCATCTGCATCACCCAGGACGGCTGGGTGGACATCTACAGTGACTTCCA GACAGAGAAGAGGGAATATGCAATGGAGATTGGGGGTGCCATCTACTTTACCATCTTCATCACCATCGGTGCCTTCATTGGCATCAACCTGTTCGTCATCGTGGTGACCACTAACCTGGAGCAAATGATGAAGGCAGGAGAGCACGGACAACAGCAACGAATAACCTTTAGTGAG ACAGgtgcagaggaagaggaagagaatgacCAGCTGCCACTGGTGCATTGTGTGGTCGCCCGCTCGGAGAAATCTGGTCTCCTCCAGGAACCCCTTGTGGGAGGCCCCCTGTCGAACCTCTCAGAAAACACGTGTGACAACTTTTGCTTGGTGCTTGAGGCAATACAGGAGAACCTGAGGCAGTACAAGGAGATCCGAGATGAACTCAACAT GATTGTGGAGGAGGTGCGCGCAATCCGCTTCAACCAGGAGCAGGAGTCTGAGGTGTTGAATAGGCACTCGTCGACGAGCGGGTCGTTGGAGACTACGTCATCCAAGGACATCCGCCAGATGTCTCAACAGCAAGACTTGCTCAGTGCGCTCAGTAACATGGAAAAG GTTCATGACTCTAGCTCACAAATACTCCTTAAAAAACACAAGAGCAGCCACTGA